From Bradyrhizobium diazoefficiens, the proteins below share one genomic window:
- a CDS encoding MFS transporter, which produces MKIRFRATHIVLAMLCAMYFITYVDRVNIGTAAGEIQKELGLSNTQLGLVFSAFAYPYLLFQVFGGWVGDHFGPRKTLFWCGVIWAAATISTGFVNSLPALFLARFALGFGEGATFPTATRAMQYWTPANRRGFAQGLTHSFARLGNAITPPVVALLILWLTWRGAFVALGFVSLVWGVIWVWYFRNEPKEHASITEAELATLPPRPTGERPRVPWGPLFGRMWPVTLTYFCYGWSLWLYLNWLPLFFKNNYNLDIKNSALFASGVFFAGVIGDSVGGVISDKILDRTGNVRLARLSVTVAGFAGALLSLFPILFVHDITIVALCLSAGFFCAELVIGPMWSIPMDIAPKYSGTASGLMNTGSAFAAIVSPLVAGFVIDATGNWYLPFLMSMGLLLLGGFSAFLMHPERPFTDAEGLVPSRKVMAAE; this is translated from the coding sequence ATGAAAATTCGGTTCAGGGCCACGCATATCGTGCTGGCAATGCTCTGCGCGATGTATTTCATCACCTATGTCGACCGGGTGAACATCGGCACCGCCGCCGGCGAGATCCAGAAGGAGCTGGGTCTGTCGAACACCCAGCTCGGTCTCGTCTTCTCCGCTTTCGCCTATCCGTACCTCCTGTTCCAGGTGTTCGGCGGCTGGGTCGGTGATCATTTCGGACCGCGCAAGACGCTGTTCTGGTGCGGCGTCATCTGGGCCGCGGCCACCATCTCGACCGGCTTCGTCAACAGTCTCCCTGCGCTGTTCCTCGCACGGTTCGCGCTCGGCTTCGGCGAAGGTGCGACGTTCCCGACCGCGACGCGCGCGATGCAATACTGGACGCCGGCGAACCGCCGCGGCTTCGCGCAAGGCCTGACCCATTCCTTCGCCCGGCTCGGCAATGCGATTACGCCGCCGGTGGTGGCGCTCTTGATCCTGTGGCTGACCTGGCGCGGCGCCTTCGTCGCGCTCGGTTTCGTCAGTCTCGTTTGGGGCGTGATCTGGGTCTGGTACTTCCGCAACGAGCCGAAAGAACACGCCTCGATCACGGAAGCCGAGCTCGCCACGCTGCCGCCGCGCCCGACCGGCGAGCGGCCGCGCGTGCCGTGGGGTCCGCTGTTCGGGCGGATGTGGCCGGTGACGCTGACCTATTTCTGCTACGGCTGGAGCCTGTGGCTCTATCTCAACTGGCTGCCGCTCTTCTTCAAGAACAACTACAATCTCGACATCAAGAACTCGGCCCTGTTCGCCTCGGGTGTGTTCTTCGCCGGCGTGATCGGCGACAGCGTCGGCGGCGTGATCTCGGACAAGATCCTTGACCGCACCGGCAATGTCCGCCTGGCGCGGCTCAGCGTCACCGTTGCGGGATTTGCGGGGGCGCTGCTCTCGCTGTTTCCGATCCTGTTCGTCCACGACATCACGATCGTGGCGCTGTGTCTGTCGGCCGGCTTCTTCTGCGCCGAGCTCGTGATCGGCCCGATGTGGTCGATCCCGATGGACATCGCCCCGAAATACTCGGGCACCGCCTCAGGACTCATGAACACCGGCTCGGCCTTCGCCGCGATCGTCTCCCCGCTGGTCGCGGGCTTCGTGATCGATGCGACCGGGAATTGGTACCTGCCGTTCCTGATGTCGATGGGCCTGCTGTTGCTCGGCGGCTTCTCCGCCTTCCTGATGCACCCGGAGCGCCCGTTCACGGACGCCGAAGGACTGGTGCCGTCCCGCAAGGTGATGGCTGCGGAGTAG
- a CDS encoding pyridoxal-phosphate-dependent aminotransferase family protein translates to MHQGRHFLQIPGPSPVPERVLRAMDMPVIDHRSAEFGDLGRTVLEGSQTIFQTKGPVIIFPSSGTGAWEAAIVNTLSPGDKVLMVETGHFATLWRQMAGRFGIEVDFVPGDWRRGADPAVIEAKLTEDTAHTIKAVMVVHNETSTGATSRIAEIRAAIDRASHPALLMVDTISSLGSVDYRHEEWKVDVSVSCSQKGFMLPPGLGFNAISEKARAAAKTNKMPRSYFDWEEMLKPNAKGFFPYTPATNLLYGLREAIAMLLEEGLDNVFARHQRLAAATRAAVNHWGLEVLCQEPAEFSPVLTAVLMPPGHDADQFRKIVLDSYNMSLGSGLSKVAGKVFRIGHLGECNALTLLGALTGVEMGLSVAGVPHRSGGVDVAMKLLEQRPQGNASPHLKVVGT, encoded by the coding sequence ATGCATCAGGGACGCCATTTCCTTCAGATTCCGGGGCCGAGCCCGGTCCCTGAGCGCGTGTTGCGCGCCATGGACATGCCGGTGATCGACCACCGCAGTGCCGAATTCGGCGATCTCGGCCGCACCGTGCTCGAAGGCAGCCAGACAATTTTCCAGACCAAGGGGCCTGTCATCATCTTCCCCTCGTCGGGGACGGGCGCCTGGGAGGCCGCGATCGTCAACACCCTGTCGCCAGGCGACAAGGTGCTGATGGTCGAGACCGGTCATTTCGCCACGCTGTGGCGGCAGATGGCGGGCCGCTTTGGCATCGAGGTCGATTTCGTGCCGGGCGACTGGCGCCGCGGCGCCGATCCGGCCGTGATCGAAGCGAAGCTCACAGAGGATACCGCGCACACGATCAAGGCCGTCATGGTCGTGCACAACGAGACCTCGACGGGTGCGACCAGCCGCATCGCCGAGATCCGCGCTGCGATCGACCGCGCCTCGCATCCGGCCCTGCTGATGGTCGACACCATCTCCTCACTCGGCTCGGTCGACTATCGCCACGAGGAGTGGAAGGTCGATGTCAGCGTCAGCTGCTCGCAGAAAGGCTTCATGCTGCCGCCCGGTCTCGGCTTCAACGCGATCTCGGAGAAGGCGCGCGCTGCGGCCAAGACCAACAAGATGCCGCGCTCCTATTTCGACTGGGAGGAGATGCTCAAGCCGAACGCAAAGGGCTTCTTCCCCTACACGCCCGCCACCAATTTGCTCTATGGCCTGCGCGAGGCGATCGCGATGCTGCTCGAAGAGGGGCTCGACAACGTGTTTGCGCGCCACCAGCGGTTAGCGGCGGCGACGCGCGCGGCCGTCAACCATTGGGGCCTCGAAGTGTTGTGCCAGGAGCCGGCCGAATTCTCGCCGGTGCTCACCGCAGTGCTGATGCCGCCGGGACATGACGCCGATCAATTCCGCAAGATCGTGCTCGACAGTTACAACATGTCGCTCGGCTCGGGCCTCTCCAAGGTCGCCGGAAAAGTCTTCCGCATCGGCCATCTCGGCGAATGCAATGCGCTGACGCTGCTCGGTGCGCTCACCGGCGTGGAGATGGGTCTGTCGGTCGCCGGCGTGCCGCACCGCTCGGGCGGCGTCGACGTCGCGATGAAGCTGCTGGAGCAGCGCCCGCAAGGCAATGCCTCGCCGCATCTGAAAGTGGTCGGTACTTAA
- a CDS encoding GntR family transcriptional regulator, whose translation MKSTIPDAGVPIAPPAGNGGDRQEDRQEASLHGEILLRLRDYVVEGNIPDGARVPERQLCEMFGISRTPLREALKVLAAEGLIELLPNRGARIRQLSQRDLEELFDIMAGLESLAGRLACEAITDAEILAIEQLHYEMYGHYLHRDMHGYFQTNQRIHESIVTAARNETLKTAYANFAGRIRRVRYSANFARKRKRWAEAMREHEAILDALRRRAGSELSDILFQHLRNKRAAAIEHLTEPQDEAPVSP comes from the coding sequence ATGAAATCCACGATTCCCGACGCCGGGGTTCCAATCGCCCCACCGGCCGGCAATGGCGGCGACCGCCAAGAAGACCGTCAGGAGGCCTCGCTCCATGGCGAGATCCTGCTGCGGCTGCGCGACTACGTCGTGGAAGGCAACATTCCCGACGGCGCGCGCGTTCCCGAGCGGCAACTCTGCGAGATGTTCGGCATCTCCCGCACGCCCTTGCGCGAAGCCCTGAAAGTGCTCGCCGCCGAGGGGCTCATCGAACTATTGCCGAACCGGGGCGCCCGAATCCGCCAGCTCAGCCAGCGCGATCTGGAAGAGCTGTTCGATATCATGGCGGGACTGGAGAGCCTGGCCGGACGCCTTGCCTGCGAGGCCATTACCGATGCGGAAATCCTCGCGATCGAGCAACTGCATTACGAGATGTACGGCCACTATCTGCACCGCGACATGCACGGCTATTTCCAGACCAACCAGCGCATCCACGAGAGCATCGTCACGGCCGCGCGCAACGAGACGCTGAAGACCGCCTACGCCAATTTCGCGGGGAGAATCCGCCGAGTCCGTTACTCCGCCAATTTCGCCCGCAAGCGGAAGCGTTGGGCGGAAGCGATGCGCGAGCATGAGGCCATCCTCGATGCGCTGCGCCGCCGCGCGGGCAGCGAGCTCAGCGACATCCTGTTCCAGCACCTGCGCAACAAGCGGGCGGCCGCGATCGAACACCTAACCGAGCCCCAGGACGAGGCGCCAGTCTCGCCTTGA
- a CDS encoding FAD-binding and (Fe-S)-binding domain-containing protein, translating to MTNATSLERRLRADVTGDVLFDRFSRGRYATDASFYQIVPSGVVVPKTMDEALLALAIARDEGVKVTPRGGGTSQCGQTVNDGLVVDLSKHLNRILSLDVEGRSCVVEPGIVLDDLNRQLKKHGLWFPVDVSTASRATIGGMAGNNSCGGRSLRYGTMRDNTLSMEASLADGTLSRFGEVSRDLSDSDAGDTMRALFRDMLDLGSREADEIAARFPKVQRRVGGYNLDALVPRNARNNMAHLLVGSEGTLAFTTKVELKLWPVIRNKVLGVCHFGSFYEAMDAAQHLVKLKPIAVELVDRTMLALGRDIAMFKPIIHAAIKGDPDAVLVVEFAEEDQADNLQRLKQLGVLMDDLGFAWGNDKRKWGGVVEISEPALQSGIADFRAAGLNVMMSMKQEGKPVSFVEDCAVPLPHLADYTQRLNEIFAKHGTSGTMYAHASEGCLHVRPVLNLKLEKDVKAMRAIAEETFALVREYKGSHSGEHGDGLVRSEFHESIFGERLVADFREVKHRFDPDGVLNPGKIVDAPKMDDRSLFRFKPDYRVADLKTKLDWSAYPGAGGGFQGAVEMCNNNGACRKLEGGVMCPSYRATRNEKDVTRGRANTLRLAISGQLGPDALSSDEMMETLKLCVSCKACRHECPTGVDMAKMKIEVLAARATSHGLTLRDRLVGYLPRYVGLASRFAPIVNLRNNSPLLRKLFERFAGISARRALPAFRSDVFVPPAASVGPETGREVVLFADTFNRIYERENLDAALRVLTAGGYRVHMPKPASGGRPLCCGRTFLSAGLVDEARTELDRLVTAFAPFAARGVPIVGLEPSCLLTLRDELASLRKDDDAKAVGAHALTFEEFLVREAEAGRLQLPLGAVADKAMVHGHCHQKSFGAFKPVEQVLRLVPGLEVETIESSCCGMAGAFGYGADTYDASIEMAELSLLPAVRRADQNTLVVADGTSCRHQIHDGAQRVALHVARVLAMSLDRTETQSTTNPIAKEPSHG from the coding sequence ATGACAAACGCCACCTCGCTCGAACGGCGCCTGCGCGCGGACGTGACCGGCGACGTCCTGTTCGATCGCTTCAGCCGCGGCCGCTACGCCACGGACGCCTCGTTCTACCAGATCGTGCCGTCAGGCGTGGTCGTGCCCAAGACCATGGACGAGGCCTTGCTGGCGCTGGCGATTGCCCGCGACGAGGGCGTGAAGGTCACTCCGCGCGGCGGCGGCACCTCGCAATGCGGCCAGACCGTCAATGACGGACTCGTGGTCGATCTCTCGAAGCATCTCAACCGCATCCTGTCGCTCGACGTCGAGGGCCGGAGCTGCGTGGTCGAGCCCGGCATCGTGCTCGACGACCTCAACCGCCAGCTCAAAAAGCACGGCCTGTGGTTTCCCGTCGACGTCTCCACGGCCTCGCGTGCCACCATCGGCGGCATGGCCGGCAACAATTCCTGCGGCGGCCGCTCTCTCCGTTACGGCACCATGCGCGACAACACGCTATCGATGGAGGCTTCGCTAGCCGATGGCACGCTGAGCCGTTTTGGCGAGGTCTCGCGTGACCTCTCGGATAGCGACGCAGGCGACACCATGCGCGCCCTGTTTCGCGACATGCTCGATCTCGGCTCCCGCGAGGCCGACGAGATTGCGGCGCGCTTTCCCAAGGTGCAGCGCCGCGTCGGCGGCTACAATCTCGATGCGCTGGTGCCGCGCAACGCGCGCAACAACATGGCCCATCTGCTGGTGGGCTCGGAAGGCACGCTGGCCTTCACCACCAAAGTCGAGCTGAAGCTGTGGCCGGTGATCCGCAACAAGGTGCTCGGTGTCTGCCATTTCGGCAGCTTCTACGAGGCGATGGACGCGGCCCAGCACCTGGTCAAGCTGAAGCCGATTGCCGTCGAGCTGGTCGACCGCACCATGCTCGCGCTCGGCCGCGACATCGCGATGTTCAAGCCGATCATCCATGCCGCGATCAAGGGCGATCCGGACGCCGTGCTGGTGGTCGAATTCGCGGAGGAAGACCAGGCCGACAATCTGCAACGCCTGAAGCAGCTCGGCGTGCTGATGGACGATCTCGGCTTCGCCTGGGGCAACGACAAGCGCAAATGGGGCGGCGTGGTCGAGATATCAGAGCCTGCGCTCCAGAGCGGGATTGCGGATTTTCGTGCCGCCGGCCTCAACGTCATGATGTCGATGAAGCAGGAGGGCAAACCGGTCTCCTTCGTCGAGGACTGCGCCGTGCCGCTGCCGCATCTGGCCGACTACACCCAGCGGCTGAACGAAATCTTCGCAAAACACGGCACCAGCGGCACGATGTACGCGCACGCCTCCGAAGGCTGCCTGCATGTGCGCCCGGTGCTGAATCTCAAGCTCGAAAAAGACGTCAAGGCGATGCGCGCCATCGCCGAAGAGACCTTCGCGCTGGTGCGCGAATACAAAGGCTCGCATTCGGGCGAGCATGGCGACGGCCTGGTGCGTTCGGAATTCCACGAAAGCATATTCGGCGAGCGCCTCGTCGCCGACTTCAGGGAGGTCAAGCACCGCTTCGATCCCGACGGCGTGCTCAACCCCGGCAAGATCGTCGATGCGCCGAAGATGGACGACCGCTCGCTGTTCCGCTTCAAGCCCGACTATCGCGTCGCCGACCTCAAGACAAAACTCGACTGGTCCGCTTATCCCGGCGCCGGCGGCGGCTTCCAGGGCGCAGTCGAGATGTGCAACAACAACGGCGCCTGCCGCAAGCTCGAGGGCGGTGTGATGTGCCCGTCCTACCGCGCAACGCGCAACGAAAAGGACGTCACGCGCGGGCGCGCCAACACGCTACGGCTCGCGATCTCCGGCCAGCTCGGACCGGACGCACTCTCGTCCGACGAGATGATGGAAACGCTCAAGCTTTGCGTCTCCTGCAAGGCCTGCCGCCATGAATGCCCGACCGGCGTCGACATGGCCAAGATGAAGATCGAGGTGCTGGCCGCGCGCGCAACCTCCCACGGCCTGACGTTGCGTGATCGCCTGGTCGGCTACCTTCCGCGTTACGTCGGCCTCGCGTCGCGCTTCGCGCCGATCGTGAATCTGCGCAACAACAGCCCGCTGCTGCGAAAGCTGTTCGAACGTTTCGCCGGTATCAGCGCGCGCCGCGCCCTGCCCGCCTTCCGCAGCGACGTGTTCGTGCCGCCGGCTGCCAGCGTCGGGCCGGAAACGGGCCGCGAGGTCGTGCTGTTCGCCGACACCTTCAACCGCATCTACGAGCGCGAAAATCTCGACGCCGCGTTGCGCGTGCTCACGGCCGGTGGCTATCGCGTGCACATGCCGAAGCCTGCGAGCGGCGGCCGGCCGCTGTGCTGCGGGCGCACCTTCCTGTCAGCCGGCCTCGTCGATGAAGCCAGGACCGAGCTCGACCGGCTCGTGACCGCCTTCGCGCCCTTCGCCGCGCGTGGCGTGCCGATCGTCGGCCTCGAGCCGAGCTGCCTGTTGACGCTGCGCGACGAGCTCGCATCGCTCCGCAAGGACGACGACGCCAAGGCCGTCGGCGCCCATGCGCTGACCTTCGAGGAATTTCTGGTGCGCGAGGCCGAGGCCGGCCGGCTGCAATTGCCGCTGGGTGCCGTCGCCGACAAGGCCATGGTGCACGGCCATTGCCACCAAAAATCCTTCGGCGCGTTCAAGCCGGTCGAGCAGGTGCTGCGCCTCGTCCCCGGCCTCGAGGTCGAGACCATCGAATCCAGCTGCTGCGGCATGGCCGGCGCCTTCGGCTACGGTGCCGACACCTATGATGCTTCGATCGAGATGGCCGAGCTGTCGCTGCTGCCCGCAGTGCGGCGCGCAGACCAGAATACGCTGGTCGTCGCCGATGGCACCTCCTGCCGCCACCAGATCCACGACGGCGCGCAGCGCGTAGCACTTCACGTCGCGCGCGTGCTGGCGATGAGCCTCGATCGCACCGAGACCCAATCCACGACCAATCCCATTGCAAAGGAACCCAGCCATGGCTGA
- a CDS encoding heme-binding protein: protein MADLTLDTARKILDAALAKSGELKLKPLVVTILDARGVLKIAAAQDGTSLMRAEIAHGKAYGALAMGMGSRALYQRAQEQAYFIDAVNTIAKGALVPVPGGVLILDGTTLLGAVGVSGDTSDNDEACAVAGIQAAGLKANAG, encoded by the coding sequence ATGGCTGACCTCACCCTCGACACCGCCCGAAAAATCCTCGACGCCGCTTTGGCAAAGTCCGGCGAGCTGAAGCTGAAGCCGCTGGTCGTCACCATCCTGGACGCGCGCGGCGTGCTCAAGATCGCAGCGGCGCAGGACGGCACCAGCCTGATGCGCGCCGAGATCGCGCACGGCAAGGCCTATGGCGCGCTCGCCATGGGCATGGGCTCGCGCGCGCTGTACCAGCGGGCGCAGGAGCAGGCCTATTTCATCGACGCCGTGAACACCATCGCCAAGGGCGCGCTGGTGCCGGTCCCCGGCGGCGTGCTGATCCTGGACGGCACGACCTTGCTCGGCGCCGTCGGCGTCTCCGGCGACACCTCCGACAATGACGAGGCTTGCGCGGTGGCCGGCATCCAGGCGGCAGGCCTGAAGGCCAACGCCGGGTAG
- a CDS encoding enoyl-CoA hydratase/isomerase family protein, which yields MTDTTGVITEKRGQAFWITINRPEKRNALNGDVIAGITRGYREAHEDKDVRVIVLTGAGDKAFCAGADLQNSGAAFAMDHSRPNVDYADLLRLSQNATKPAIARVGGVCMAGGMGLLCMTDMAVAADHVIFGLPEVKVGVFPMQVLSLLQRIAPPRLVNEWALTGEPFDAQAALGAGLLNYVVSTAELDAKVDWLIGRIVDKSPTAIRRGKYAMRAIAAMSFDESIAYTESQIALLAMTEDAKEGLKAFGEKRKPIWTGK from the coding sequence ATGACCGACACCACAGGCGTCATCACCGAGAAGCGCGGGCAGGCGTTCTGGATCACCATCAACCGGCCCGAGAAACGCAACGCGCTGAACGGCGATGTGATCGCCGGCATCACACGCGGCTATCGCGAGGCGCATGAGGACAAGGATGTCCGCGTGATCGTGCTGACCGGCGCGGGCGACAAGGCGTTCTGCGCCGGCGCCGATTTGCAGAATTCCGGTGCGGCTTTCGCGATGGATCATTCCAGGCCGAATGTCGACTATGCCGATCTGTTGCGCCTGTCGCAGAACGCGACGAAGCCTGCGATCGCGCGCGTCGGCGGCGTCTGCATGGCCGGCGGCATGGGTCTGTTGTGCATGACCGACATGGCGGTTGCGGCCGATCACGTCATCTTCGGCCTGCCGGAGGTGAAGGTCGGCGTGTTTCCGATGCAGGTGCTGAGCCTGTTGCAGAGAATCGCGCCGCCGCGTCTCGTCAACGAATGGGCGCTCACCGGTGAACCCTTCGACGCGCAAGCCGCGCTCGGCGCAGGCCTGCTCAACTACGTCGTGTCCACGGCCGAGCTCGATGCCAAGGTCGACTGGCTGATCGGCCGCATCGTCGACAAATCCCCGACCGCGATCCGCCGCGGCAAATACGCCATGCGTGCCATCGCCGCGATGTCGTTCGACGAGAGCATCGCCTACACCGAAAGCCAGATCGCACTGCTCGCGATGACCGAAGACGCCAAGGAGGGGCTGAAGGCGTTCGGCGAGAAGCGGAAGCCGATCTGGACGGGAAAGTGA
- a CDS encoding molybdopterin oxidoreductase family protein: MNQHAKIEIRHSTCPHDCPSACALDIEVVEGRSIGRVRGSKKQTYTAGVVCAKVARYAERIHHPERVMFPMRRTGAKGSGQFARISWDEALDEIGHRFNQAEREFGAESIWPYYYAGTMGLVMRDGLNRLTHVKRYSRFYSTICANIARVGYAVGTGRIAGVDPREMALSDLVVIWGTNPVNTQVNVMTHAARARKERGAKIAAIDIYDNETMKQADIKILLRPGTDGAFACGVMHVLFRDGHADRAYMDKYTDCPDELEAHLKTRTPEWASAISGVPVAEIEAFAKAVGETKRTFLRLGYGFTRSRNGATQMHAANCIPAVTGAWQYEGGGAFFNNYALWHFNESIIEGHDAIDKTTRALDQSQIGRILTGDAEALQGKGPVKAMLIQNTNPMTVAPQQALVRQGFAREDLFVAVHEQFMTETAQMADIVLPATMFMEHDDLYYGGGHQHISVGPKLIDPPGECRSNHEVLQALAPRLGAKHRGFEMTPRELIDATLKLSDHGDIASLEADIWRDLQPDFRTAHYLDGFAHADKKFHFKADWANPPFGLMMGEFDKMPSLPDHWAVIERTNKAHPFRLATSPSRSFLNTTFNETPSSQAREGKASVMIHPLDAAALDIADGDAVTLGNTRGETTLIAVLFEGVRRGVLIAESVHPNKNHIGGRGINMLTGAEAVAPIGGAAFHDNKVWIRKAVAA, translated from the coding sequence ATGAACCAGCACGCCAAGATCGAGATCCGCCACTCCACCTGTCCGCACGACTGCCCGTCGGCTTGCGCGCTCGATATCGAGGTGGTCGAAGGCCGCAGCATCGGGCGTGTCCGCGGCTCGAAAAAGCAGACCTATACGGCCGGCGTGGTCTGCGCCAAGGTCGCGCGCTACGCCGAGCGCATCCATCATCCGGAGCGGGTGATGTTTCCGATGCGCCGCACCGGTGCGAAGGGCTCCGGCCAGTTCGCGCGGATTTCCTGGGACGAGGCGCTCGACGAGATCGGGCATCGCTTCAATCAGGCCGAGCGCGAGTTCGGCGCGGAATCGATCTGGCCTTACTATTACGCCGGCACGATGGGGCTGGTGATGCGTGACGGTCTCAACCGGCTGACGCATGTGAAGAGATATTCGCGCTTCTATTCGACCATCTGCGCCAACATTGCGCGCGTCGGTTATGCCGTCGGCACCGGCAGGATCGCCGGCGTTGATCCGCGCGAGATGGCGCTGTCGGATCTCGTCGTGATCTGGGGCACCAATCCCGTCAACACCCAGGTCAACGTAATGACGCACGCCGCGCGGGCCCGCAAGGAGCGTGGCGCCAAGATCGCGGCTATCGACATCTACGACAACGAGACGATGAAGCAGGCTGACATCAAGATCCTGCTGCGGCCCGGCACTGACGGTGCGTTTGCCTGCGGCGTGATGCATGTCCTGTTTCGCGACGGCCATGCCGATCGCGCCTATATGGACAAGTACACCGATTGCCCGGATGAGCTCGAGGCGCATCTGAAGACGCGCACGCCGGAATGGGCTTCGGCGATCTCTGGCGTACCGGTGGCGGAGATCGAGGCCTTTGCCAAGGCCGTCGGCGAGACCAAGCGGACCTTCCTTCGTCTCGGCTACGGTTTCACGCGCTCGCGCAACGGCGCGACACAGATGCATGCGGCGAACTGCATTCCGGCGGTGACCGGCGCCTGGCAGTACGAGGGCGGTGGTGCCTTCTTCAACAATTACGCGCTGTGGCACTTCAACGAATCCATCATCGAAGGCCACGACGCGATCGACAAGACCACGCGCGCGCTCGACCAGTCGCAGATCGGACGCATCCTCACCGGCGATGCCGAGGCCCTGCAAGGCAAGGGCCCGGTGAAGGCGATGCTGATCCAGAACACCAACCCGATGACGGTCGCGCCGCAGCAGGCGCTGGTCCGGCAGGGGTTTGCGCGTGAGGATCTGTTCGTCGCGGTGCACGAGCAGTTCATGACCGAGACGGCGCAGATGGCCGACATCGTGCTGCCGGCCACCATGTTCATGGAGCATGACGACCTCTATTACGGTGGCGGACACCAGCACATCTCGGTCGGGCCGAAGCTGATCGACCCTCCGGGCGAGTGCCGTTCCAATCACGAGGTGTTGCAGGCGCTGGCGCCGCGGCTTGGCGCGAAACACCGGGGTTTCGAGATGACGCCGCGCGAATTGATCGACGCGACGCTGAAGCTGAGCGACCATGGCGACATCGCGAGCCTCGAGGCCGACATCTGGCGCGACCTCCAGCCTGACTTTCGCACCGCGCATTATCTCGACGGCTTTGCCCACGCCGACAAGAAATTCCACTTCAAGGCCGACTGGGCAAATCCACCGTTCGGCTTGATGATGGGCGAGTTCGACAAGATGCCGTCGCTGCCGGACCACTGGGCCGTGATTGAGCGCACCAACAAGGCCCATCCATTCCGGCTTGCGACCAGCCCGTCGCGCAGCTTCCTCAACACCACCTTCAACGAGACCCCGTCTTCGCAGGCGCGCGAGGGCAAGGCGAGCGTGATGATCCATCCGCTGGATGCGGCCGCCCTCGACATTGCCGACGGCGACGCCGTGACGCTCGGCAACACCCGCGGTGAGACTACGCTGATTGCTGTGTTGTTCGAGGGCGTGCGACGGGGTGTGCTGATCGCGGAGTCCGTGCACCCGAACAAGAATCATATCGGTGGCCGCGGCATCAACATGTTGACGGGGGCCGAGGCCGTCGCGCCGATCGGCGGGGCTGCGTTCCACGACAACAAGGTATGGATCCGGAAAGCGGTCGCGGCCTGA
- a CDS encoding tripartite tricarboxylate transporter substrate binding protein yields MLALAASLLTIVSASPSLAQDYPAHAVRIVVPFGAGGPADVAARLIGNALQERFGQPFVVENRSGAGGVIGTVEAAKSPADGYTLLMMSNTQTANESLLTPEQRKYDLMRDLAPITPVNYSDLVIVVNPQVAAKTLQEFIALAKAQPGKLNYASSGQGTPYHMAGELFKAMAGIDIVHVPYRNSGEARSGVIGGQVQMMIDAVPAMAPNIGENQVRALATTGKQRSAVLPNVPTAGEAGVAGYEATIWLGLMAPAGTPKPVIDKLNAAVNAMVKRPDIVKLWTDQGAVPMSMSPEEFEKFLRGDIAKWADVVKKFDKS; encoded by the coding sequence ATGCTGGCGCTGGCCGCCAGCCTGCTCACGATAGTCTCCGCAAGCCCCTCCCTCGCACAGGATTACCCCGCGCACGCGGTCCGGATCGTCGTGCCGTTCGGCGCCGGCGGGCCGGCCGATGTCGCGGCTCGCCTGATCGGCAATGCGCTCCAGGAGCGATTTGGCCAGCCCTTCGTGGTCGAGAACCGCAGTGGCGCTGGCGGCGTCATCGGCACGGTCGAGGCGGCGAAGTCGCCGGCCGACGGCTACACATTGCTGATGATGTCCAACACCCAGACTGCAAATGAATCGCTGCTGACGCCGGAGCAGCGCAAATACGATCTGATGCGCGACCTCGCGCCGATCACGCCGGTGAACTATTCCGATCTCGTCATCGTGGTGAACCCACAGGTCGCCGCGAAGACATTGCAGGAGTTCATCGCGCTCGCCAAGGCGCAGCCGGGCAAACTGAACTACGCCTCCTCCGGCCAGGGCACGCCGTACCACATGGCCGGCGAGCTGTTCAAAGCCATGGCCGGGATCGACATCGTCCACGTCCCCTACCGCAACAGCGGCGAGGCGCGCAGCGGCGTGATCGGCGGCCAGGTGCAGATGATGATCGACGCGGTGCCGGCGATGGCGCCGAACATCGGAGAGAACCAGGTCCGCGCGCTCGCGACCACCGGCAAGCAGCGCTCGGCGGTGCTGCCGAACGTGCCGACTGCCGGCGAGGCCGGTGTGGCAGGCTATGAGGCGACGATCTGGCTTGGCTTGATGGCGCCGGCGGGCACGCCGAAGCCTGTCATCGACAAGCTCAACGCTGCCGTGAACGCGATGGTGAAGCGGCCCGACATCGTCAAGCTCTGGACCGACCAGGGTGCCGTACCCATGTCGATGTCGCCCGAGGAGTTCGAAAAGTTCCTGCGCGGCGACATCGCGAAATGGGCCGATGTCGTCAAGAAGTTCGACAAGTCCTGA